The genomic window TTGCCCTGCACGCACGACTGAATGACAAGCCATGGTCGCAAATATATCGCCAATCTTTTCTTCGATCAAAAAACTTCCCCCGCGGTCAAGCGAAGCACTTGCCACATCCTTCAGTGCTTTTGCAACGACGGCTTCCTTCAAGATCACGGGAAGCTCTTGTACAGCAACGGTTCGTGGCCCGACTTGCTCAATCGAAAACCCAATCTGGTGAAGATCACTCTGATGCTTCATTAACGCTTCCAACTGATCGTCTTCGATATTAATCAATATTGGAATAAGCAGACTTTGAGTTTCCAGTTTACCCTCTTGTCCCTTCGCCTTCCACGCTCTCATTAATCTCTCGAACGCAACACGCTCATGGGCTGCGTGCTGATCGATAAAAACAATTTTCCCAGCTTCCTGACAAACGATGTAAGTCTGGTCAGCTTGCCCGATAACATCCAAGCGAGACCAGACGCCGACGCCGGTGTTCACCGACAGTACCGGAAACGTTTTCTCTTTTACTTGAGTCTTTAACAAATCGGACGAAGAAAATTCGAACGAGAGCGACGCAGGGGTTACAACTTCGCTGTTGGGCTGATAGGGTCGGCTAAAGTCTTTTACTGAGTAGCTTTGTACGGCACCACTCGCAGACGCCGATCCCCTACTTATGCCGCTGCTGGTGCCCATAGCTGGGTGAATACTTGGCGTGTTTTCACCCGACTTTGCGCTTCCATCTAACCAAGGTGCTTTTTCAAGAGCGGACCGAAGTGTTCTAGCGACAGCCCGGAAAGCCCGAGAAGGATCGCGAAACTTTACCGCCGATTTCGTGGGATGTATGTTCACATCTACTTCACCATTGGGAGCTTTTAGTTTAACGGCGGCCACGGGAAATTCGCCGTGCATCAATAGGCCACGATAGCTTTCGACGACTGCCGCTTGAAGCGAACGATCTTGAATCCATCGGTCCTGCACGAAAAACCAAAGTCCCTTCGAATTTCCTGTGACGTCTTGCGGGCCTGAAAAAGCGATTTTAACTTCGATTCCTTCAAACTCCCCCTCAGCCAAATGTAACTTTACTCCCAGCGCCGTTTGGCAACGCGCTAGAAAGTCTTCACCCTTTTTAAATGCAAACTCAGGTTTAGCACCAGTGCTTCCGCCCGATTGCGCTTTCGAGCGAAGTCGTATTCCTACCGAAGGATGGCTGATTGCAATCGCTCTCAAAACGTTTTTAATTTGAGCGCCTTCGGCAACTTCGGACTTCATAAACTTAAGGCGGGCCGGAACATTTTCGAACAGTTCACTGATTTTGACGACCGTTCCGAAATTACCGGAACTTGGCATGACCTCTCCGATCCGGCCAAAATCAGACTCAATTTTGGAAGCCGAGCCTGACGAGACCTTTTCGGAAGTTCGCGGTCTTGATTGAAGCTCCAATCGACTGACCGCCGCAATAGAAGCCAGCGCCTCTCCGCGAAAGCCAAAACTTTGCAACGACCAAATCTCATCGGCTGCCTGAATCTTGCTGGTCGCGTGTCTCGCCAACGCTTTAGGTAAATCTTCAGCGACAATTCCAGCGCCATCATCAACTACCCGCACATACCGGCCACCATAATCGAATTCGACTTCTATTTCGCGCGCCCCGGCATCGATCGAGTTTTCAACTAGCTCTTTCACCAAGTGCGACGGGCGCTCGACAACTTCACCGGCCGCGATTTGATCGACCACATGAGACTGCAAAACATTGATAGCTTTGGGTACCATCATATCTTGTGTCGATAGCGTGTTACTTTCCACAAATCCCCTCTAAGCGAAAAAATCAATCTGACTAAAAGACAGTACCAAGCGAAAATAAAAATTGCGGGTAGGATTTCCCCTCGATCACGTATCTTGCGTCTATTCGCGTAGCAATTTCGTCGAAGCGCATACCAGCCGTAAGACTTAGCGCCGCGCCTATGCGCGCATCTAAACTATCGCCAGCCGACAAGCCTTGAGAAGTCTGAATGCTCGACAAAGTTAAAACCGGGCCGGCCGCGGCCGAGATTAAGGAGTCGTTCCGCATCCGAAGGGGCATCACCAAAAGGGCATCTACCCAAACAACAAATCCAGAAGGTTTCGTTGACGACAAATTGTCGTAATAAGTCGGCGCGCCGTAATGCAAAAGAAAGTTGAGATCTACAACTGGCCCCTGAATTAAAACGTCCGGGCCAGAAATTTTGAAACCGTAAACAGTTAAACTCTCTTGGCGGCCCACACCATCAACATCTTCCTGGAAATCGACGAGTCCAAATACCAAGCTGGCCGACTGAGAAAACACATAAGGGTTTTTAGCGCTTGCGGCTTGGTTTTCCTCGGCCTCGTTTTCGGCGGCGAAGGGACCTTTTTTCGGTTTTTTCCCTTTTGCTTTTGCGATTGCCTTTCGAACCTCGGCCTCTGGCCTTACATCAATCGTTAAAACCCAACCAAGCTTTCCTTGAAATCGAGTTCTATAAAACTTTTGATATTCTCCACGAGTCCCTTTGGAAACCGGGATTCTGGTCCCCTGAGGCAAGATTGCAAACGGTTTCGAATCAAGGTCCGGCTTCTCGTAGACCAAAGTTTCCGGAGCAACGACAACCGAGTGTCTAGATGAAGCGACTTTAATAGCTTTGCCTGAAACACATTCAGCAAAAAATACCGTGGTGACGAAAAATATCAGCGCGGTGATCTTCATCCGAAGCGCATGCCCCAAACTCGTCCAAAGGCTTCAAATACTATTCTCGCATTCATCTTGCTTTGGCCAACTCGGCGATCTTCAAAGTGAATGGGAACTTCTCGGCCTTTGAATCCGGCTTCGAGACTGCGGTACTTAAGTTCAATCTGAAAACTATAGCCTTCTGACTTTACTCGCTCGAGTCCGATCCCTTTCAGCGTTGACGCTTTCCAGGCATTGAAACCACCCGTCCAATCATTCAGCGGGTGACCCAAGATTGTTCGACTATATAGGCTTCCACCACGACTGATAATTTTTCGACCGAGTCCCCAGTTCCGCGTTCCGCCGCCTTCAACGTAGCGCGAACCGACAGCGAAATCTGCGCCATCTAACATGGCTTTCAACAATTTGACTAAATCGACCGGGCGATGAGAAAAGTCGGCGTCCATTTCAACCAAGACGTCGAAACCTCGCTCGAGCCCCCACGCAAAGCCCGCCAGGTAGGCTTTTCCTAAACCCTGCTTTCCGGGGCGCGATAAAAGACTCAGCCTCGAGCCGAACGAAGAGGTTTTCTGAATGTCTCGAACAGCATCATCGGTCCGATCAGGAGAGTTATCGTCCACGATTAGAGCTTCGAACTGAAGTCCGTTCAATTCTCCACTGCCGATCGCAGCATCGACGGTCTTAAAGATTTCCGCCGTCAGCGGACGGACGTTTTCCAGTTCATTGTAGGTAGGAATAATTACGAGAGCTCGCATGGGCGGAGCCTAGCGAAACCTCCCCCCATCGGTCATTTGCAGAGCCAGAAATCCGATGTTTTTGACATGGTGCGCATTAAACCCGTCTTCAGCACTTCTGCTCTCAAACCTGCGGGGGTAGTCGACGATCGCGATCGCTCTGCTTCCGACTGCCCACAGCGCGGACCGGGGTCGCAAGCAACTTCATGGGGTCTTCTGCGCGGCGGGCAATGTGGGCCTTAACTAACTTCGATGCCTCGTCATGGGAACGGCGATAAACAATCGGATCAAATCCACATCGTCCACAGCTTAGACTCATTCGGTGTCGAAGCACGGTGAACACTTCACTTATGCCAACGAAAATCGCTGCCACTCCAAGGCCTCTCGCATCGATCCCTCCGGCAATCGGAGCGAACACCATGAAGCCTAGAAAAATCGAAACGGCGACATCGAAAAAGGACACATGGGATTTAGAATAAATCCGGTGCTGGTGACCGCAAAAGGCACAGAATCGAATGTCATTCTTTTTTCGCCGCATGAACTTCAGAATACAGCACATTGACAGCGCCCCACGAGACCAGAACCGTTCGAATAATTTCAGCGACTAGACCGTGGTCCAGAACTCCATCGCGAAACGCGACCAAAGGCCCTCACCGGAAGATCTTCAATGTTAGTCTTATAGAAGGAGGTCTCCTCAATGAACAAAGCCACAAGTACACGATTATTTTTCATCGTGAGCCTCATAATGTCTTCGACGGCCTACTCGCAAATCAATGAAGCAAGCGAAGAAGACGACTACGTTTCGTATGAAAAAATTGTTGATGATCTCCAGTCCCGAACAAAAAAGCAGCCGGCTTCACAAAGCTCGACTCGTTACTCCTCGGGACGAGATCCGTTTGAGAATGTTTGGATCCACGCCGGTGTCGGAATTGCGCAAACCACTCAAAATATTGATCTGCCAAACGGAGCCACTGTTTATATGGCAGGACGCGGAGTGCAGGCCACACTTGGAATCGATATTTTAGGACCCAACCTATCTGCCGAGGGAAGCGTAAGAAACTTTGGCGAGTCCGAGGATTCGCCAATGGGAGTAGCTACGAAAACCGCGCTCAAAGAATTTGATCTGAAAGTCTTAGTGAAAACCCGCGAGGGACGTTTTGGTTTCAAGGGCGGCGGTGGTTTATCGGCTCGATACATGACTGTTCGATCTGGACTCGAGACATTTGACATCACGACACCAGCGAGTGTTTTGCAAGTCGGCGGCGACTTTTACCTTTCACAAACCGTCAGTCTAGGTGTGGATCTCGCAGTCCGCACGGCCATGATAACTGAAACTTTTGACCGAACGAGCTACGACGGAACCCTTCGCCTCGACACTCACTTCTAGAAGAGGGATCCACCAGTGTCTAGCTTCTGGCATTCACCTTGGATTGTCTTCGTCATCGCAAGCGCGGGTGCCGGTTTGGCATTCGTACTCTTCGTGTTAGTCACACAAATGGCACTCCGGAATCGCCGAATAAAGAGGTTCCAGGATCTCGAACTGATTCCCAACATTCTTCTAACTCAACACCCTGTATTGTTCATCGGCCGCAACCGATCGCTGTTTCGCCTTGCCGGCGATTTTCTAGAACTTCCAATTTATTTGAAGGAGCACGGGTTTCAGGTCGAGGAAGTTGAACTTCAAACTCGCGGTTTGAATTCAGCTGCGATTCTCAAAGTTATTTCATCCCTCTTACGATCCTCCGCAGCGTCGAAAACTCACCTCTTCTTGCCGGCGGACTTTGCGGAGTTGGCGCTCGATCTTGCTTTCAACGGTCACCCAGGACTCGCAAGCTTAACCGTCATCGGTTCGCAAAAAATGAGTCCGATGCAACTTCGCCCGCCCCGAGTTCCGCTTCACGTTCGACCCGATTTAAAGCCGCAAATTGCTAAATTCGACTTTCAAACCGAGCGCTCAGCACTTGACCATGTTGTTTCCCTTGCCGAATTCGATCTGCGATGATGCTATCAGAACATGGCGCCTACAGATCACGGCTCTAAAAAGTCCGACAAGCCAACGCACCCGAAAGGGATCGGCATTTCAGACGCAACCACAGAAACAATTCTCGACGTCTCCGCCCAGATTTCTCACGAAATTGTCGACGGCGCCAAAGATCGAGCAAATGAGCTGTTTCATCTGCCGATGATGGTATTGAAATTTTTGATTAATCCTTACCGATTCATTCGGACGACACCCGATTTAAGAACGGTTTCCTGGGTCGTACTGGCCATCTCAAGCGGAATTCTTGGCGCAGTCGTCAACGCAGTGATCTACCAAAGTGCCTGGCGTTTCTTGATGGCAGTTTTGATTTTGCCGGTGGGTGCTTTTTTATCTGTATTTGCGACGAATTCGATTCTTAAGCTGGTTTTCCGTGGTGCACATGGGATTAAGTATCGATATCGTTCCGGCGCTAGCATCTTTGCCTTTGCAAATTTATTTTGGTGGATTCCAATTGGCGCAGCAGAAAAACTTCCAGCGGTCGCACTCATTGGATTTTTCGCGGCACTCTCCATAGCGGCTGTCGGCTATACCGAAAAACTCGGACTGCCAAAATACCTAGTTCTGCGATGGTTTGCCGTGATTGCGGTCGCGCACACGGCTCTTTGGTCCATTGGTAGATTCATCAGTGATTAAAAGCAGCGCAGGCCGGAGGCCGCAGCGACACACTTAGTTGCGTACGCCAGTTGAACCAAACCCTCCGGCGCCACGATCGGTGCTCGAAAGCTCATCAACGACTTGTATATCCGCTTGAACAACGGGGCACAAAACAAACTGAGCAATTCGGTCTTGATCCCGAATCTCGACCGCCTTGTCGCTAAGGTTAATCACAATCACTTTCACCTCGCCGCGATAATCAGCGTCGACAGTTCCCGGAGTATTTAAAACAGTAATACCCTGTTTGGCCGCTAAGCCACTTCGAGGGCGAACCTGGATTTCGTAACCCGGGGGAATTTCCATCGAGAGCCCTGTTGGAACCATCACACGAGCCATAGGCTGAAGGATCATAACCTCGTCAAGCGCAGCTCTCACGTCGAGACCAGACGCGTAGGTCGTCTCATAGCGCGGGAGCTCACCCTTGAAATTAGGAAGTGTTTTGATTTTCAATGGTACTTTAAGAAACGCAAAGCCCCGATTGGCAGTCGATCCCATATTCGATGTCGGTTCCATTTCTCCTCCAGAATAATAAAATTACGTCAGTTTCAATTTCACTTTTGAAGATCGAAGTAGCTTTACTCGCGATCCCTTAGTCTTGGAACGCTTCGCCCGCGTCTTCTTACTTCGCGCTTTTGCTGCCGCTGACATCTGAGAACCTTTTCCAGATCGCCCAGCCTTCGACCATTTAGTTCGTTGCTTTTCGATCCACTCTGCCATGGGTTTTTCAGGCATCGGACCCATGATCGTGACACCTAAAGAATCCGTGCGTAAAACCTCATTGGCCATTTCCCGCACATTTTCGGACTTTACCCGACTGTATTCCGTGAGGACTTCGTCAAGTGAACGATAGCGGCCGAAAACTTGTTCGTTAATGGCAATGGATTGCATCCGACTTTCAGGATCATCAGAACCAAGAATTGTCGCCGAGCGAACTTGCGCTCGAACCATTTCCAACTCTTCTTTATCAAAACCACCGGTTCGAAGCTTGGTGAGCTCCTCAAAAATGACGGAAAGCGCCTCAGGGGCTTTCGTTGGTTCGGTGGCCGCGTACATCATCATAGTTCCTGCATCTACAAAAGAATACAGATGCGAATAGACCGAATAAGCAAGACCTCGATTTTCTCGAACCTCCTGGTAAAGGCGCGAAGTTAAACCTCCGCCTAACATTCCATTCAGCATTATCGATTCAAATCGCTGATGATCTCGAAAACCAGGCGACTTTGTACCGACAAGAATATGAGCCTGTTCAGCGCGCCTGCGAATCACCTTAGTGAAGCGTTGCGCATCGACGGAACCCAAAGCTGTCCCTGCAGGAAGCTCTTGTTTCGTGGTTCCGCGGAGCTCGCCCACGTGTTTATTCACCAACGCACAAAGTGAGTCATGGTCGACACGTCCCGCAGCCGCTATGACCATGTTTTGGTTTACATATTGGCGACGATAAAACTTTAAAACTCGCTCCCTGGTCATCGACGAGATTGACTCCATCGAGCCTAAAATCGGAAGTGCCAATGTCGATCCCTTGAATGCATTCTCGAAATGTCGATCATAAACGCAATCATCCAACTGATCTTCGCTCGAGCGAATTTCTTGAATGACGACATCTTTTTCCATCGTCACGTCGTTAGCAGTAAATGTAGGGCGGGTTACGACATCACACAGGACATCAACATATCGAGGCAAGTATTCTGGAAGGCCAAAGGCGACAAACGACGTGCCCTCGCGAGAGGTGAACGCATTGATATCAGCACCCACTTCTTCCATATCTCTCGAGATTTCAAAGGCATTGCGATTCTTTGTGCCTTTAAAGACCATGTGCTCAACGAAGTGAGCCAGCCCCGCTTCGTCTTTGGCTTCGTCGCGGGTTCCTTTGCTGACGAATACACCAATCGAAACCGCAACAGCGCTTGGGTGGTTTTCGGTAACCACCCTTACGCCACTTGGAAGCGTCGACTTTTTATACCGATACTTCGTCCAAGGATTCTTACTCACCATCAGTTTGGTGCGTCGGTGAGAATAGCGCGACGAGAAAGCTTAATGCGACCTGCGCGGTCAATATCAAGAACCTTTACGTCAATCAGATCACCCTCTTTAAGAACATCCGTCACCTGACGAATACGTTCGTTCGAGATTTCAGAAATGTGCAGAAGGCCTTGGTTATTCGGCATGATTTCAACAAACGCACCGAAGTCCATAATCTTCACGACTCGGCCGTTGTAAACGCGGCCTACTTCTGCTTCCGCACAAATTCCCTGAATGATTTCGATCGCACGTTTTGTTTTCAGTGGATCTGAAGATGCGATATGAATGCGACCATCATCTTCGATGTCGATCTTCACACCCGTTTCTTCAACAATCGCTTTGATCACTTTTCCGCCGGCGCCGATGACTTCGCGCACTTTTTCTGGCTTGATCTGGATCGTTTCAATTCTTGGTGCATAAGGGCTGATTTCGCCACGCGGACGTGTAATCGCTTTTTCCATCTCACCTAAGATGTGCAAACGGCCATCTCGTGCTTGAGTAAGAGCTTGCTCCATCACTGCGAACGAGATCGAGTCGATCTTGATGTCCATCTGCAGTGACGTGATTCCTTCGCGCGTTCCCGCAACTTTGAAATCCATATCGCCCAAATGATCTTCGTCGCCTAAGATATCCGTCAAAACTGCAACTCGGTCGCCTTCTTTGATAAGACCCATCGCGATTCCCGCGACGTTTCCTTTGATCGGAACGCCGGCATCAAGAAGCGCCATGATTCCAGAACAGACTGTACCCATCGAAGACGATCCGTTTGATTCCAAAACTTCGCTCACGATTCGGATCGTGTATGGAAACTTTTCTTGATCTGGGATGACAGCTTTGATCGCGCGTTCAGCCAAGTTTCCGTGGCCGATTTCACGACGGCTTTGTCCACCCATGCGGCCTGTTTCGCCAACCGAGAATGGTGGAAAGTTATAGTGAAGAAGGAATTTCTTCTTCACCATGCCGCCAAGCGCGTCGATCATTTGCTCGTCATCACCTGTGCCAAGAGTCACGGTGCCCAAAACTTGAGTCTCACCGCGAGTAAACAATCCCGAACCGTGCGCACGCGGAAGGATCGCAACTTCGCAAGCGATCGGGCGAACAGTTTTCATATCACGACCATCAATTCGAATCTTGTCGTCTAAGATCATCAATCGAGCGGCTTTGTACTTGATGTTTTCTACGATAGTTCCAAGTTCTTTGGCGCGTTTCGCTTGAGCCTTTTCGTCAGTTACAGAATCGACGAATTTCGCTTTCGCTTCTTTCTTCGCTTCGTCGGCGGCTGCATAGCGCGCCATTTTTTCCCGAATGCGAAGAGCCGCATTGATTTTTGGCTCAAGGAACGCGGTCACTGTCGCTTCGAAATCTGTGTCCATTGCGGGCGGGGTGAAAACACGCTTTGGCTTCGAACCAGTTTTCTTTCGAAGTTCGTCAATCGCATCCATAATTGGAGTCATCGACTGATGACCGAATTTAAGTGCCGCCAATGCATCCGCTTCAGAAATAAACTGCGATTCGCCTTCGACCATTAAGATCCCGTTTCGCGTTCCAGCGATCACGATATCCATGTCTGCGCCTTCAAGCTGAATAGCAGAAGGATTCAATACAAATTGACCACCGATGCGACCGATTTGAATGGCGCAAGTTGGACCATTGAAAGGGATGTCAGAAATATGAAGAGCTGCTGAAACGCCGATCGACGCCAACATTTCAATTGGGAATGTGCCATCATACGAGAGAGTTGTCGCAACGACTTGCGTTTCGTAGCGGTACCCTTCTGGGAAACAAGGACGAATTGGGCGATCGATCAAACGGGCTGTGAGCGTCGCGTTGCCAGTTGGTCGACCTTCGCGTTTGAAATAGCCGCCAGGAATCTTCCCTGTCGCGTAGAATTTTTCTTGATACTCGACTGTTAACGGAAAGAAATCGAGGGTCGATTCTTTCTTTGACGACACGACCGTCACAAGAACCATGTTGTTGCCAGATGTCACCAATACGGCGCCATCAGCTTGTTTCGCTAGGCGGCCGGTTTCAATTGTGATGGCTTTGCCACCAACGGTAGTCGTAACGGTCTGAGTGTTAAACGTGAGTGATGACATTCTAAAAGATTCCTTTTTTGTAGACTTCTATCGGATTACTTTCATCGAATCCGATTATTATTTTTGTACTCTTCTATTCCTGTAAATAAAAAACCAACCCGCTTACTGGTCGCCG from Deltaproteobacteria bacterium includes these protein-coding regions:
- a CDS encoding DNA mismatch repair endonuclease MutL, with the translated sequence MMVPKAINVLQSHVVDQIAAGEVVERPSHLVKELVENSIDAGAREIEVEFDYGGRYVRVVDDGAGIVAEDLPKALARHATSKIQAADEIWSLQSFGFRGEALASIAAVSRLELQSRPRTSEKVSSGSASKIESDFGRIGEVMPSSGNFGTVVKISELFENVPARLKFMKSEVAEGAQIKNVLRAIAISHPSVGIRLRSKAQSGGSTGAKPEFAFKKGEDFLARCQTALGVKLHLAEGEFEGIEVKIAFSGPQDVTGNSKGLWFFVQDRWIQDRSLQAAVVESYRGLLMHGEFPVAAVKLKAPNGEVDVNIHPTKSAVKFRDPSRAFRAVARTLRSALEKAPWLDGSAKSGENTPSIHPAMGTSSGISRGSASASGAVQSYSVKDFSRPYQPNSEVVTPASLSFEFSSSDLLKTQVKEKTFPVLSVNTGVGVWSRLDVIGQADQTYIVCQEAGKIVFIDQHAAHERVAFERLMRAWKAKGQEGKLETQSLLIPILINIEDDQLEALMKHQSDLHQIGFSIEQVGPRTVAVQELPVILKEAVVAKALKDVASASLDRGGSFLIEEKIGDIFATMACHSVVRAGQTLSREQMRELLNQMDEFPMSSFCPHGRPVSVEYPFSKLERDFGRTV
- a CDS encoding polyprenol monophosphomannose synthase → MRALVIIPTYNELENVRPLTAEIFKTVDAAIGSGELNGLQFEALIVDDNSPDRTDDAVRDIQKTSSFGSRLSLLSRPGKQGLGKAYLAGFAWGLERGFDVLVEMDADFSHRPVDLVKLLKAMLDGADFAVGSRYVEGGGTRNWGLGRKIISRGGSLYSRTILGHPLNDWTGGFNAWKASTLKGIGLERVKSEGYSFQIELKYRSLEAGFKGREVPIHFEDRRVGQSKMNARIVFEAFGRVWGMRFG
- the dut gene encoding dUTP diphosphatase, producing the protein MGSTANRGFAFLKVPLKIKTLPNFKGELPRYETTYASGLDVRAALDEVMILQPMARVMVPTGLSMEIPPGYEIQVRPRSGLAAKQGITVLNTPGTVDADYRGEVKVIVINLSDKAVEIRDQDRIAQFVLCPVVQADIQVVDELSSTDRGAGGFGSTGVRN
- a CDS encoding insulinase family protein, with the protein product MVSKNPWTKYRYKKSTLPSGVRVVTENHPSAVAVSIGVFVSKGTRDEAKDEAGLAHFVEHMVFKGTKNRNAFEISRDMEEVGADINAFTSREGTSFVAFGLPEYLPRYVDVLCDVVTRPTFTANDVTMEKDVVIQEIRSSEDQLDDCVYDRHFENAFKGSTLALPILGSMESISSMTRERVLKFYRRQYVNQNMVIAAAGRVDHDSLCALVNKHVGELRGTTKQELPAGTALGSVDAQRFTKVIRRRAEQAHILVGTKSPGFRDHQRFESIMLNGMLGGGLTSRLYQEVRENRGLAYSVYSHLYSFVDAGTMMMYAATEPTKAPEALSVIFEELTKLRTGGFDKEELEMVRAQVRSATILGSDDPESRMQSIAINEQVFGRYRSLDEVLTEYSRVKSENVREMANEVLRTDSLGVTIMGPMPEKPMAEWIEKQRTKWSKAGRSGKGSQMSAAAKARSKKTRAKRSKTKGSRVKLLRSSKVKLKLT
- the pnp gene encoding polyribonucleotide nucleotidyltransferase yields the protein MSSLTFNTQTVTTTVGGKAITIETGRLAKQADGAVLVTSGNNMVLVTVVSSKKESTLDFFPLTVEYQEKFYATGKIPGGYFKREGRPTGNATLTARLIDRPIRPCFPEGYRYETQVVATTLSYDGTFPIEMLASIGVSAALHISDIPFNGPTCAIQIGRIGGQFVLNPSAIQLEGADMDIVIAGTRNGILMVEGESQFISEADALAALKFGHQSMTPIMDAIDELRKKTGSKPKRVFTPPAMDTDFEATVTAFLEPKINAALRIREKMARYAAADEAKKEAKAKFVDSVTDEKAQAKRAKELGTIVENIKYKAARLMILDDKIRIDGRDMKTVRPIACEVAILPRAHGSGLFTRGETQVLGTVTLGTGDDEQMIDALGGMVKKKFLLHYNFPPFSVGETGRMGGQSRREIGHGNLAERAIKAVIPDQEKFPYTIRIVSEVLESNGSSSMGTVCSGIMALLDAGVPIKGNVAGIAMGLIKEGDRVAVLTDILGDEDHLGDMDFKVAGTREGITSLQMDIKIDSISFAVMEQALTQARDGRLHILGEMEKAITRPRGEISPYAPRIETIQIKPEKVREVIGAGGKVIKAIVEETGVKIDIEDDGRIHIASSDPLKTKRAIEIIQGICAEAEVGRVYNGRVVKIMDFGAFVEIMPNNQGLLHISEISNERIRQVTDVLKEGDLIDVKVLDIDRAGRIKLSRRAILTDAPN